In one window of Pseudomonas putida DNA:
- the fliP gene encoding flagellar type III secretion system pore protein FliP (The bacterial flagellar biogenesis protein FliP forms a type III secretion system (T3SS)-type pore required for flagellar assembly.), whose product MSGALRLLLTLALLLAAPVALAADPLSIPAITLSNGPDGQQEYSVSLQILLIMTALSFIPAFVILMTSFTRIIIVFSILRQALGLQQTPSNQLLTGMALFLTMFIMAPVFDRVNRDALQPYLNEQMTAQQAIDKAQGPLKDFMLAQTRQSDLDLFMRLSKRTDIAGPDQVPLTILVPAFVTSELKTAFQIGFMIFIPFLIIDMVVASVLMAMGMMMLSPLIISLPFKIMLFVLVDGWALIMGTLAGSFGGV is encoded by the coding sequence ATGAGCGGCGCGCTGCGCTTACTGTTGACCCTGGCGCTGCTGCTGGCCGCGCCCGTGGCCCTGGCCGCCGATCCGTTGTCGATCCCGGCCATCACCCTGTCCAATGGGCCGGACGGCCAGCAGGAATATTCGGTCAGCCTGCAGATCCTGCTGATCATGACGGCGCTGAGCTTCATTCCGGCGTTCGTCATCCTGATGACCAGCTTTACCCGCATCATCATCGTCTTCTCCATCCTGCGCCAGGCCCTGGGCCTGCAGCAGACGCCGTCGAACCAGTTGCTCACCGGCATGGCCCTGTTCCTGACCATGTTCATCATGGCGCCGGTGTTCGATCGGGTGAATCGTGACGCGTTGCAGCCCTACCTGAACGAACAGATGACCGCGCAACAGGCCATCGACAAAGCCCAGGGGCCGCTGAAGGACTTCATGCTGGCGCAGACCCGGCAAAGCGATCTGGACCTGTTCATGCGCCTGTCCAAGCGCACCGACATCGCCGGCCCCGACCAGGTGCCGCTGACCATCCTGGTGCCGGCATTCGTCACCTCCGAGCTCAAGACCGCGTTCCAGATCGGCTTCATGATCTTCATCCCGTTCCTGATCATCGACATGGTGGTCGCCAGCGTGCTGATGGCGATGGGTATGATGATGCTGTCGCCGCTGATCATCTCGCTGCCGTTCAAGATCATGCTGTTCGTCCTGGTCGATGGCTGGGCGCTGATCATGGGTACGCTGGCCGGCAGTTTCGGCGGCGTCTGA
- the fliN gene encoding flagellar motor switch protein FliN, with product MANENEITSPEEQALADEWAAALEETGDAGQADIDALLAADNGRSSGAGRLPMEEFASSPRPSENVGLEGPNLDVILDIPVSISMEVGATEISIRNLLQLNQGSVIELDRLAGEPLDVLVNGTLIAHGEVVVVNEKFGIRLTDVISPSERIKKLR from the coding sequence ATGGCTAACGAAAACGAGATCACCTCCCCAGAGGAACAGGCCCTGGCCGATGAGTGGGCGGCAGCCCTGGAAGAAACCGGTGATGCCGGCCAGGCGGACATCGATGCGCTGCTGGCAGCTGACAATGGTCGCTCCTCTGGCGCAGGTCGCCTGCCGATGGAAGAGTTCGCCAGCTCCCCGCGGCCGAGCGAGAACGTCGGCCTGGAAGGGCCGAACCTGGACGTTATCCTGGACATTCCAGTGAGCATCTCCATGGAGGTGGGCGCCACGGAAATCAGCATTCGCAACCTGCTGCAACTGAACCAGGGGTCGGTCATCGAGCTCGATCGCCTGGCAGGCGAACCGCTGGATGTACTGGTCAATGGCACGCTGATCGCCCATGGCGAAGTGGTGGTGGTCAACGAGAAGTTCGGCATTCGCCTGACCGACGTGATCAGCCCCAGCGAACGCATCAAGAAGCTGCGCTGA
- the fliL gene encoding flagellar basal body-associated protein FliL — translation MAKSDAVKDPATKGKLKLILLLVLALLLAVGLSVGATWFIMHKNEPAPAADPAVASVKQAAIYEPLAPAFVVNFNQNGRQRYMQVSITLQGRNQADLDALKVHMPVIRNNLVMMFSGQGFDSLASSAVGQEMLRQKATAVVQEVAQKEVGKPVIDQLLFTNFVLQ, via the coding sequence ATGGCGAAGAGCGACGCAGTCAAAGACCCCGCCACTAAAGGCAAACTGAAGCTGATCCTGCTGCTGGTGCTGGCCTTGCTGCTGGCCGTGGGCCTGTCGGTGGGCGCCACCTGGTTCATCATGCACAAGAACGAGCCTGCACCTGCGGCCGACCCTGCCGTGGCCAGCGTCAAGCAAGCGGCGATCTACGAGCCCCTGGCGCCGGCCTTCGTGGTCAATTTCAACCAGAACGGCCGCCAGCGCTACATGCAGGTGAGCATTACCCTGCAGGGCCGCAACCAGGCGGACCTCGATGCGCTGAAAGTGCACATGCCGGTGATTCGCAACAATCTGGTGATGATGTTCTCCGGGCAAGGCTTCGACAGCCTGGCCAGCAGTGCCGTGGGCCAGGAAATGCTGCGCCAGAAGGCCACTGCGGTGGTCCAGGAAGTGGCGCAGAAGGAAGTCGGCAAGCCGGTCATCGACCAGTTGCTGTTCACCAATTTCGTATTGCAGTAG
- the fliQ gene encoding flagellar biosynthesis protein FliQ: MTPEVAVDLFRDALWLTALMVAVLVVPSLLVGLLVAIFQAATQINEQTLSFLPRLLVMLITLIVVGPWLVQKFMEYMTGLYSGIPQLIG; the protein is encoded by the coding sequence ATGACCCCTGAAGTTGCCGTCGACCTGTTCCGCGATGCGCTCTGGCTGACGGCCCTGATGGTAGCGGTACTGGTGGTGCCGAGCCTGCTGGTCGGCCTGCTGGTGGCGATCTTCCAGGCGGCCACGCAGATCAACGAACAGACCCTGAGTTTCCTGCCGCGCCTGCTGGTGATGCTGATCACCCTGATCGTGGTCGGTCCGTGGCTGGTGCAGAAGTTCATGGAATACATGACCGGCCTGTACAGCGGCATTCCGCAGTTGATCGGATGA
- the flhA gene encoding flagellar biosynthesis protein FlhA: MDRAQLISNARNNLAGLGRGNLGVPLLLLVMLAMMMLPIPPFLLDVFFTFNIALSIVVLLVCVYALRPLDFAAFPTILLVATLLRLALNVASTRVVMLHGQEGHGAAGKVIQAFGEVVIGGNYVVGAVVFAILMIINFVVVTKGAGRISEVSARFTLDAMPGKQMAIDADLNAGLIDQAQAKARRAEVAQEAEFYGSMDGASKFVRGDAIAGLLILFINLIGGMLIGMLQHGMTFSDAGKVYALLTIGDGLVAQLPSLLLSTAAAIMVTRASGSEDMGKLINRQMFDSPKALAVSGALMVVMGLVPGMPHIAFLSLGVLAGGGAYMVWKKQQKAKLLAVQEAQRQQDLLPSPQRAMETKELGWDDVTPIDMIGLEVGYRLIPLVDRNQGGQLLARIKGVRKKLSQDLGFLMPTVHIRDNLDLQPSAYRLTLMGVILAEAEIYPDRELAINPGQVFGTLNGIAARDPAFGLEAVWIDVAQRAQAQSLGYTVVDASTVVATHLNQILQKHCHELIGHEEVQQLLQVLSKASPKLAEELVPGVISLSGLLKVLQALLAEQVPVRDIRSIAEAIANNAAKSQDTAALVASVRVGLSRAIVQSIVGVESELPVITLEPRLEQILLNSLQRAGQGQEDGVLLEPSMAEKLQRSLIEAAQRQEMQGQPAILLVAGPIRAMLSRFGRLAVPNLHVLAYQEIPDNKQVTIVATVGPNG; the protein is encoded by the coding sequence GTGGATCGCGCACAGTTAATCAGCAACGCCCGTAACAACCTGGCCGGTCTCGGTCGGGGGAACCTGGGTGTACCGCTGTTGCTGCTGGTGATGCTGGCAATGATGATGTTGCCCATCCCGCCGTTCCTGCTCGATGTGTTCTTCACCTTCAACATCGCGCTGTCGATCGTGGTCCTGCTGGTCTGCGTCTACGCCCTGCGCCCACTGGATTTCGCCGCCTTTCCGACCATCCTGCTGGTGGCGACGCTGCTGCGCCTGGCGCTCAACGTCGCCTCGACCCGCGTGGTCATGCTCCACGGCCAGGAGGGCCACGGAGCGGCGGGCAAGGTGATACAGGCCTTCGGTGAGGTGGTGATCGGCGGCAACTACGTGGTCGGTGCGGTGGTGTTCGCCATCCTGATGATCATCAACTTTGTCGTGGTGACCAAGGGTGCCGGGCGTATTTCCGAGGTGAGCGCGCGCTTCACCCTCGACGCCATGCCCGGCAAGCAGATGGCCATCGACGCCGACCTCAACGCCGGCTTGATCGACCAGGCCCAGGCCAAGGCGCGCCGTGCCGAGGTCGCCCAGGAGGCCGAGTTCTACGGTTCGATGGACGGTGCCAGCAAGTTCGTGCGTGGCGACGCCATTGCCGGCCTGCTCATCCTGTTCATCAACCTCATCGGCGGCATGCTCATCGGCATGCTGCAGCATGGCATGACCTTCAGCGACGCCGGCAAGGTGTACGCTTTGTTGACCATCGGTGACGGTTTGGTGGCGCAGTTGCCCTCGCTGCTGCTGTCCACTGCGGCCGCGATCATGGTCACCCGCGCCTCGGGCTCCGAGGACATGGGCAAGCTGATCAACCGGCAGATGTTCGATTCGCCCAAGGCGCTGGCCGTTTCCGGCGCGCTGATGGTGGTGATGGGGCTGGTGCCGGGTATGCCACACATCGCCTTCCTCAGCCTCGGCGTGCTGGCCGGCGGCGGCGCCTACATGGTGTGGAAGAAGCAGCAGAAGGCCAAGCTCCTGGCCGTGCAGGAAGCGCAGCGCCAACAGGATCTGCTGCCATCGCCGCAGCGCGCCATGGAAACCAAGGAGCTGGGCTGGGACGACGTCACGCCGATCGACATGATCGGCCTGGAAGTCGGTTATCGCCTGATTCCGCTGGTCGACCGCAACCAGGGCGGCCAGTTGCTGGCGCGGATCAAGGGCGTGCGCAAGAAACTCTCGCAAGACCTGGGCTTTCTCATGCCCACCGTGCACATTCGCGACAACCTCGACCTGCAGCCCAGTGCCTATCGCCTGACGCTGATGGGGGTGATCCTGGCCGAGGCCGAGATCTACCCCGACCGCGAGCTGGCGATCAACCCTGGACAGGTGTTCGGCACTCTCAATGGTATCGCCGCGCGCGACCCGGCCTTTGGTCTGGAGGCGGTGTGGATCGATGTGGCCCAGCGCGCCCAGGCGCAGTCCTTGGGTTACACGGTGGTCGATGCCAGCACCGTGGTCGCTACTCACCTCAACCAGATCCTGCAGAAGCACTGCCACGAGCTGATCGGCCATGAAGAGGTCCAGCAGTTGCTGCAGGTGCTGTCCAAGGCATCGCCGAAACTTGCCGAGGAATTGGTGCCAGGTGTCATTTCCTTGTCGGGGTTGCTCAAGGTCCTGCAGGCCCTGCTTGCCGAGCAGGTGCCCGTGCGTGACATCCGCAGCATTGCCGAGGCCATCGCCAACAATGCCGCCAAGAGTCAAGATACCGCCGCGTTGGTGGCGTCGGTGCGGGTCGGCTTGTCACGCGCCATCGTGCAAAGCATTGTCGGCGTTGAGTCCGAGCTGCCTGTGATCACCCTTGAGCCAAGGTTGGAACAGATCTTGCTCAATAGTCTGCAAAGGGCCGGGCAGGGTCAGGAAGACGGTGTTCTTCTTGAGCCGAGCATGGCCGAGAAGTTGCAGCGTTCGCTGATCGAGGCGGCGCAGCGCCAGGAGATGCAAGGCCAGCCGGCCATCCTCCTGGTCGCCGGCCCGATCCGTGCCATGCTGTCGAGATTCGGTCGTCTGGCCGTGCCCAACCTGCATGTGCTGGCGTACCAGGAAATACCGGACAACAAGCAAGTCACCATCGTTGCCACCGTGGGCCCTAACGGCTGA
- the fliR gene encoding flagellar biosynthetic protein FliR: protein MLELSAAQIGTWVATFILPLFRVAAVLMTMPVFGTRMLPARIRLYVAVAITVVIVPGLPPLPEFEPLSVRGVLLCAEQIIVGALFGFSLQMLFQAFVVAGQIVAIQLGMAMASMIDPANGVNVAVVGQFLTMLVSVLFLLMNGHLVVIEVLTESFTTLPVGNALVVAHFWEIAGRLGWVLGAGLVLILPVIAALLVINIAFGVMTRAAPQLNIFSIGFPLTLVLGLAIFWVGLADILSHYQQLASEALQWLRELARAP, encoded by the coding sequence ATGCTCGAGCTGAGCGCCGCGCAGATCGGCACCTGGGTCGCCACCTTCATCCTGCCGCTGTTTCGCGTGGCAGCGGTGCTGATGACCATGCCGGTGTTCGGTACGCGCATGCTGCCGGCGCGCATACGCCTGTATGTGGCGGTCGCGATCACCGTGGTGATCGTGCCCGGCCTGCCGCCGCTGCCCGAGTTCGAGCCCTTGAGCGTGCGTGGCGTGCTGCTGTGCGCCGAACAGATCATCGTCGGCGCGCTGTTCGGGTTTTCCTTGCAGATGCTGTTCCAGGCGTTCGTCGTCGCCGGGCAGATCGTGGCGATTCAGCTGGGCATGGCGATGGCCTCGATGATCGACCCGGCCAACGGCGTCAACGTAGCGGTGGTCGGGCAGTTCCTGACCATGCTGGTGAGTGTGCTGTTCCTGCTGATGAACGGCCACCTGGTGGTGATCGAGGTACTGACCGAAAGCTTCACCACGCTGCCGGTGGGCAATGCCCTGGTGGTCGCGCATTTCTGGGAGATTGCCGGACGCCTGGGCTGGGTGCTGGGAGCGGGGCTGGTTCTGATCCTGCCAGTCATCGCAGCCCTGTTGGTGATCAACATCGCCTTTGGTGTGATGACCCGAGCCGCGCCACAGCTGAACATCTTCTCCATTGGTTTCCCGCTGACCCTGGTGCTGGGGCTGGCCATCTTCTGGGTCGGGCTTGCCGACATCCTCTCGCACTACCAGCAACTGGCCAGCGAGGCCTTGCAGTGGCTGCGTGAGCTGGCACGGGCGCCCTGA
- the fliM gene encoding flagellar motor switch protein FliM: protein MAVQDLLSQDEIDALLHGVDDGLVQTESAAEPGGVKSYDLTSQDRIVRGRMPTLEMINERFARYTRISMFNLLRRSADVAVGGVQVMKFGEYVHSLYVPTSLNLVKIKPLRGTSLFILDAKLVFKLVDNFFGGDGRHAKIEGREFTPTELRVVRMVLDQCFVDLKEAWQAIMPVNFEYMNSEVNPAMANIVGPSEAVVVSTFHIELDGGGGDLHVTMPYSMIEPVREMLDAGFQSDLDDQDERWVKALREDVLDVNVPLSATVARRQLKLRDILHMQPGDVIPVELPEHLVLRANGVPSFKARLGSHKGTLSLQIIDPIERR from the coding sequence ATGGCCGTGCAGGACCTGCTGTCCCAGGATGAGATCGATGCCCTGCTGCATGGGGTCGACGATGGGCTGGTACAGACCGAGAGCGCTGCCGAACCCGGTGGCGTCAAGAGCTACGACCTGACCAGCCAGGACCGGATCGTCCGCGGTCGGATGCCGACCCTGGAGATGATCAACGAGCGCTTCGCCCGTTACACCCGCATCAGCATGTTCAACCTGCTGCGTCGCTCCGCCGACGTGGCGGTGGGTGGCGTGCAGGTGATGAAGTTCGGCGAGTACGTGCATTCGCTGTACGTGCCGACCAGCCTCAATCTGGTCAAGATCAAGCCGCTGCGCGGCACCTCGCTGTTCATCCTCGACGCCAAGCTGGTGTTCAAGCTGGTGGACAACTTCTTCGGTGGCGACGGTCGCCACGCCAAGATCGAAGGGCGTGAGTTCACCCCGACCGAGCTGCGTGTGGTGCGCATGGTCCTGGACCAGTGCTTCGTCGACCTCAAGGAAGCCTGGCAGGCGATCATGCCGGTGAACTTCGAATACATGAACTCCGAGGTCAACCCGGCCATGGCCAACATCGTCGGGCCCAGCGAGGCGGTGGTGGTCTCGACCTTCCACATCGAGCTCGATGGCGGCGGCGGCGACCTGCACGTGACCATGCCGTATTCGATGATCGAACCGGTGCGCGAAATGCTCGATGCCGGTTTCCAGTCCGACCTGGACGACCAGGACGAGCGTTGGGTCAAGGCCCTGCGCGAGGACGTGCTGGACGTCAATGTGCCGCTCTCGGCCACCGTTGCCCGTCGTCAGCTCAAGCTACGCGACATCCTGCACATGCAGCCGGGCGATGTGATTCCGGTAGAGCTGCCCGAACACCTGGTACTGCGCGCCAACGGCGTGCCGTCGTTCAAGGCGCGCCTGGGCTCGCACAAGGGCACCCTGTCGCTGCAGATCATCGACCCGATCGAGCGCCGCTGA
- the flhB gene encoding flagellar biosynthesis protein FlhB, with translation MAESESGQDKTEEPTEKRKRDAREKGDIARSKELNTFAVTLGGAGALLAFGGHLAETLMTLMRVNFSLSREVIVDERAMGAFLMASGKMAIWATQPVLVLLFVVSFVAPIALGGFLFSGSLLQPKFSRMNPLSGIKRMFSLNSLTELLKAVAKFFLVLVVALVVLANDREALMAIAKEPLEQAIIHSVQVVGWSALWMAAGLLLIAIVDVPFQLWQTHKKLKMTKQEVRDEYKDTEGKPEVKQRIRQLQREASQRRMMAAVPEADVIITNPTHYAVALKYDPEKGGAAPLLLAKGTDFLALKIREIGQEHKVQILESPALARAIYYSTELEHEIPAGLYLAVAQVLAYVFQIRQYRSGKGKPPEPLKKDLPIPPDLQRDS, from the coding sequence ATGGCAGAGAGCGAGAGCGGTCAGGACAAGACAGAGGAACCTACCGAGAAGCGCAAGCGCGACGCACGGGAAAAGGGTGACATCGCCCGTTCCAAAGAGCTCAACACCTTTGCGGTGACCCTGGGTGGCGCCGGCGCCTTGCTGGCCTTCGGCGGCCACCTTGCCGAAACCCTGATGACGCTGATGCGCGTGAACTTCAGCCTGTCGCGCGAAGTGATAGTCGACGAGCGGGCCATGGGCGCCTTCCTGATGGCCTCGGGCAAGATGGCCATCTGGGCTACCCAGCCGGTGCTGGTGCTGCTGTTCGTCGTATCGTTCGTGGCCCCTATCGCCCTGGGCGGCTTTCTGTTTTCCGGCTCCTTGCTGCAGCCCAAGTTCAGCCGGATGAACCCGCTGTCCGGGATCAAGCGCATGTTCTCGCTGAACTCGCTGACCGAACTGCTCAAGGCGGTGGCCAAGTTCTTCCTGGTGCTGGTGGTGGCGCTGGTGGTGCTGGCCAACGACCGCGAGGCGCTGATGGCGATTGCCAAGGAGCCGCTCGAGCAGGCGATCATCCACAGCGTGCAGGTGGTGGGCTGGAGCGCCTTGTGGATGGCGGCGGGTCTGCTGCTGATCGCCATCGTCGATGTGCCGTTCCAGCTCTGGCAGACGCACAAGAAGCTGAAGATGACCAAGCAGGAAGTGCGCGACGAATACAAGGATACCGAGGGCAAGCCGGAGGTGAAGCAGCGCATTCGCCAACTGCAGCGCGAGGCGTCGCAGCGCAGGATGATGGCGGCGGTGCCCGAGGCCGATGTGATCATCACCAACCCGACGCACTATGCCGTGGCGCTCAAGTACGACCCGGAGAAGGGCGGTGCGGCGCCGCTGCTGCTGGCCAAGGGCACCGACTTCCTGGCCTTGAAGATCCGCGAGATCGGCCAGGAGCACAAGGTACAGATCCTCGAATCGCCGGCGCTGGCACGGGCGATCTACTACTCCACGGAGCTTGAGCACGAGATTCCGGCCGGTCTGTACCTGGCAGTGGCGCAGGTGCTGGCGTACGTGTTCCAGATTCGCCAGTACCGCTCGGGCAAGGGCAAGCCGCCCGAGCCGCTGAAGAAGGATCTGCCGATCCCGCCGGACCTGCAGCGCGACAGTTGA
- a CDS encoding Hpt domain-containing protein — translation MTHEHIDQKVLSDLQEVMEDGYLQLLETFLEDSERRLSQLHEAKDASELGMAAHSFKGSSSNMGAVGLASLCQQLEERVRQQPLYGIEDLINRIDQEFVEVQRFYRSERERVSAG, via the coding sequence GTGACACACGAGCATATCGATCAAAAGGTCCTGAGCGACCTGCAGGAGGTCATGGAAGATGGCTACCTGCAGTTGCTGGAAACCTTCCTGGAAGACTCCGAGCGCCGTCTCAGTCAGTTGCACGAGGCCAAGGACGCCAGCGAGTTGGGGATGGCCGCCCACAGCTTCAAGGGCAGCAGCAGCAACATGGGCGCAGTGGGCCTGGCCAGTCTGTGCCAGCAGCTCGAGGAGCGTGTGCGGCAACAGCCTTTGTATGGCATCGAGGACCTGATCAATCGGATCGACCAGGAGTTCGTCGAGGTCCAGCGCTTCTACCGTAGCGAGCGCGAGCGGGTTTCTGCAGGCTGA
- a CDS encoding flagellar hook-length control protein FliK, producing the protein MPVASNPLLQAGLANATSRATSPAADKTPQAPGNQGSGFDQLMARQQSDKMPVRNDKASVPAPKDKPDFNAGGKGGNDRSSPVAGNGKNLPANSSKAASAADKNNQGSDSTQQAGDSTQQASSDGNQASDSSSLDASLVAGQVTDAQAGAQLLQAQAEAVAPVLQAAIQQPAAQPVPEALAPPVAEQADSDFDPEADALANMPTLRLALEQSAQAKGTTSTHASGQGDKTQAQDDSAQANVNTLANLAVKPEGESERGQSQPGEKGFSELLSNGLKDVKHADSDTRVDDFANRLANLTQAVTAKTAHAVPPTNPLHQPLAMNQGAWTEGLVNRVMYLSSQNLKSADIQLEPAELGRLDIRVNVASDQATQVTFISGHAGVRDALDSQLYRLRELFAQQGLAQPDVNVADQSRQQQQQAQQGGSNLSGVAARRAGEAGEDGELADASRPVEQQVVIGDSAVDYYA; encoded by the coding sequence ATGCCTGTCGCATCCAATCCCTTGTTGCAAGCCGGCCTCGCCAACGCGACCTCGCGGGCGACCAGTCCTGCGGCGGACAAAACCCCGCAAGCACCGGGCAATCAGGGCAGCGGCTTCGACCAGCTGATGGCCCGACAGCAGAGCGACAAGATGCCGGTGCGCAACGACAAGGCCTCTGTGCCGGCGCCCAAGGACAAGCCTGACTTCAATGCCGGCGGCAAGGGCGGCAACGACCGATCTTCGCCGGTTGCCGGTAATGGCAAGAACTTGCCAGCCAACAGCAGCAAGGCCGCATCGGCCGCTGACAAGAACAACCAGGGTAGCGACAGCACTCAACAGGCGGGTGACAGTACCCAGCAGGCTTCCAGCGACGGCAATCAGGCAAGCGACTCGAGCTCCCTGGACGCCAGCCTGGTGGCAGGGCAGGTGACCGACGCCCAGGCGGGTGCGCAATTGCTCCAGGCCCAGGCCGAAGCCGTCGCCCCGGTGCTGCAGGCCGCGATCCAGCAGCCTGCTGCGCAACCTGTTCCTGAAGCGCTGGCGCCGCCAGTCGCCGAGCAGGCCGACAGCGACTTCGATCCCGAGGCCGACGCCCTGGCGAACATGCCGACCTTGCGCCTGGCGCTCGAGCAGAGCGCCCAGGCCAAAGGCACCACCTCGACGCACGCCTCTGGCCAGGGGGACAAGACCCAGGCCCAGGACGACAGTGCCCAGGCCAACGTCAATACCTTGGCGAACCTGGCGGTCAAGCCTGAGGGCGAATCCGAGCGCGGACAATCACAGCCTGGCGAAAAAGGCTTCTCCGAGCTGTTGTCCAATGGTCTGAAGGACGTCAAGCATGCCGACAGCGACACCCGCGTGGACGATTTCGCCAATCGCCTGGCCAACCTGACCCAGGCCGTCACCGCCAAGACTGCCCATGCCGTACCGCCGACCAATCCGCTGCACCAACCCCTGGCGATGAATCAGGGGGCCTGGACCGAAGGGTTGGTCAACCGCGTCATGTACCTGTCGAGCCAGAACCTCAAGTCGGCCGACATCCAGCTCGAGCCTGCAGAGCTGGGGCGACTGGACATTCGCGTCAATGTCGCGTCGGACCAGGCCACCCAGGTGACTTTCATCAGTGGTCACGCCGGCGTGCGCGATGCGCTCGACAGCCAACTGTACCGTCTGCGCGAACTGTTCGCCCAGCAGGGGCTGGCCCAGCCTGACGTCAACGTCGCCGACCAGTCGCGTCAGCAACAGCAGCAGGCCCAGCAGGGTGGATCGAATCTGTCTGGTGTGGCTGCGCGTCGGGCCGGGGAGGCGGGCGAGGACGGTGAGCTGGCCGATGCTTCACGGCCGGTGGAGCAGCAGGTGGTGATCGGCGACAGTGCGGTCGATTACTACGCCTGA
- the fliO gene encoding flagellar biosynthetic protein FliO: MKGLIRGVAALGTLLASEVVIGAADPASVPASTSAPGGMGGQLAQMVFGLLVVVGAIFLLAWLLRRLQVAQPRGGQVIEIVGSRALGPRDRLLLVQVGKEQILIGHSPGSIEALHVMAEPVEVPVGARQAAPEFAQRLLELMGKDQKDKK, translated from the coding sequence GTGAAGGGCCTGATACGCGGCGTCGCCGCCCTGGGCACATTGCTCGCCAGCGAGGTGGTGATCGGCGCAGCTGACCCCGCGTCGGTGCCGGCCAGCACGTCCGCGCCCGGCGGCATGGGTGGGCAACTGGCGCAGATGGTCTTCGGTCTGCTCGTGGTGGTGGGCGCCATCTTCCTGCTCGCCTGGCTTTTGCGCCGCCTGCAGGTGGCACAGCCGCGCGGCGGGCAGGTGATCGAGATCGTCGGCAGCCGAGCCCTCGGCCCGCGCGACCGCCTGCTGCTGGTGCAGGTGGGCAAGGAACAGATCCTGATCGGCCACAGCCCTGGCAGCATCGAAGCGTTGCACGTCATGGCCGAGCCCGTGGAGGTGCCTGTTGGCGCGCGCCAGGCGGCACCGGAATTCGCCCAGCGGCTGCTCGAGCTGATGGGCAAGGACCAGAAGGACAAGAAGTGA